The Streptomyces sp. NBC_01775 genome includes a region encoding these proteins:
- a CDS encoding TetR/AcrR family transcriptional regulator, with protein MAPAYQWHIPWRSDGLSITPSNPAPWRPASPREGKKQRTRDALIDAALKLLQENGFAGTTLDELRATVGVSRRTFFRYFGSKEDVDVEAHFGRLGRDPEFVDGPASARAITPRSAACARGFAPSFGCRRLPWNTTGRSRAGCDR; from the coding sequence GTGGCACCAGCCTATCAGTGGCATATTCCTTGGCGGAGTGACGGTCTGTCCATCACCCCCTCGAACCCGGCACCCTGGCGTCCCGCCTCGCCGCGGGAAGGCAAAAAACAGCGCACTCGGGACGCTCTCATCGACGCCGCCCTGAAGCTCCTCCAGGAGAACGGCTTCGCCGGGACGACGCTGGACGAGCTCCGCGCCACGGTCGGGGTCTCCCGGCGGACGTTCTTCCGCTACTTCGGCAGCAAGGAGGACGTCGACGTCGAGGCGCACTTCGGACGCCTCGGGAGAGATCCCGAGTTCGTGGATGGTCCGGCTTCCGCTCGGGCGATCACTCCTCGAAGCGCCGCTTGCGCGCGTGGGTTCGCGCCTTCATTCGGTTGCCGCAGGCTGCCATGGAACACCACCGGGCGGTCCCGGGCCGGCTGTGATCGATGA
- a CDS encoding alpha/beta fold hydrolase, whose amino-acid sequence MVAVHHRTVDVNGLTVFYREAGPSDAPVLLLLHGYPTSSHMFRRLIPALAGPYRVIAPDHIGFGRSSAPSVTDFAYTFDALAEVTRGFLAGLGVHRYAIYVQDYGAPIGWRLALASPEAVLAVVSQNGNAYEEGFVPDFWEPIWAYGARRGPENEARLRPALGREAVEWQYTHGVPDPSLIDPDAWEHDLALLARPAVDRAQLALFGDYPSNRALYPAVHDWLRSSRVPVLAIWGRNDEIFAPAGAEAFRRDAPDAEIVLLDGGHFLLESHPDEVAASIIRFRPRVLGAPVSG is encoded by the coding sequence GTGGTCGCTGTTCATCATCGGACCGTGGACGTCAACGGCTTGACCGTCTTCTACCGGGAGGCGGGCCCGTCGGACGCCCCCGTCCTGCTGCTGCTGCACGGCTATCCGACGAGTTCCCACATGTTCCGGCGCCTGATCCCGGCGCTGGCCGGTCCCTACCGGGTGATCGCGCCCGACCACATCGGCTTCGGCCGCTCGTCGGCGCCCAGCGTGACGGACTTCGCCTACACCTTCGACGCCCTCGCCGAGGTGACTCGCGGCTTCCTGGCCGGCCTCGGCGTGCACCGCTACGCGATCTACGTACAGGACTACGGCGCGCCCATCGGCTGGCGACTCGCGCTGGCGTCCCCGGAAGCGGTCCTCGCCGTCGTCTCACAGAACGGCAACGCCTATGAGGAAGGGTTCGTGCCGGACTTCTGGGAACCCATCTGGGCCTACGGAGCGCGACGCGGCCCGGAGAACGAGGCACGGCTGCGGCCCGCTCTGGGCCGGGAAGCCGTCGAGTGGCAGTACACCCACGGTGTCCCCGACCCCAGCCTGATCGATCCCGATGCCTGGGAGCACGACCTGGCGCTCCTTGCCCGCCCAGCCGTCGACCGCGCCCAACTCGCCCTGTTCGGCGACTACCCCAGCAACCGGGCCCTGTACCCGGCGGTGCACGACTGGCTGCGGTCGAGCCGTGTCCCCGTCCTCGCGATCTGGGGCCGCAACGACGAGATCTTCGCGCCGGCCGGCGCGGAGGCGTTCCGGCGCGACGCCCCGGACGCGGAGATCGTCCTGCTCGACGGCGGCCACTTCCTCCTGGAGAGCCACCCCGACGAGGTCGCCGCCTCCATCATCCGATTCCGCCCGCGCGTACTCGGCGCACCAGTCAGTGGGTGA
- a CDS encoding CGNR zinc finger domain-containing protein, translating to MAEDEELLLAVLNSAPVIDGHPTDALSAEGAADWIRALGGRGTREECDRLRRVRDALHLLIRRTSSDVSSLASALDRARLRPAVSPEGVSWQLEAAPDEELAVRVVIAWSRVTTELPQRLRACANEECNLFLIDHSRPGTARWCSMAACGNRMKARTHARKRRFEE from the coding sequence GTGGCCGAGGACGAGGAACTGCTGCTCGCCGTGCTCAACAGCGCCCCGGTGATCGACGGGCACCCCACGGACGCCCTGAGCGCGGAGGGGGCGGCCGACTGGATACGAGCGCTCGGAGGACGTGGCACGAGGGAGGAGTGCGACCGCCTGCGCCGTGTACGTGACGCGCTGCACCTGCTGATCCGGCGGACATCCTCAGATGTCAGCAGCCTTGCCTCCGCGCTCGACCGGGCACGACTTCGCCCTGCCGTCTCGCCCGAGGGTGTGTCCTGGCAACTGGAAGCAGCGCCTGATGAGGAGCTTGCGGTCCGCGTCGTAATCGCGTGGTCGCGCGTCACCACGGAACTGCCACAACGGCTGCGGGCCTGCGCCAACGAGGAGTGCAACCTGTTCCTCATCGATCACAGCCGGCCCGGGACCGCCCGGTGGTGTTCCATGGCAGCCTGCGGCAACCGAATGAAGGCGCGAACCCACGCGCGCAAGCGGCGCTTCGAGGAGTGA
- a CDS encoding quinone oxidoreductase family protein produces the protein MKAVIVSSFGDSNALQVVDRAEPAPGPGQVLIRVEAAGVGYVDVMARNGDYQPLSEPGLVPGFEAAGTVAAVGAAVDEHWVGQRVFALTRSGAYAESVVADPRDVVRLPEGVSAADAVALGVNALVASLGLKRVNVEEGEQVLVRGAGGGIGLMAAQLAALSGGAVTAITSSPERGDRLRGLGVAHIQDRTAGQDGSADTYDIIVDPVAGVDLGRYIGMLRPNGRYLLVGSAGGAAASDVFGSIMTTYHNSPTLFAFSLNSVDADMVGAAAAELFGQAVRGDLRAIIDEQIPLAEAHRAHERLESTPVFGKITLHP, from the coding sequence ATGAAAGCCGTCATCGTGTCGTCGTTCGGAGACTCCAACGCGCTACAGGTCGTCGACCGGGCCGAACCCGCCCCCGGGCCGGGCCAGGTCCTGATCCGGGTGGAAGCCGCAGGGGTCGGCTACGTCGACGTCATGGCTCGCAACGGCGACTACCAGCCGCTCTCCGAGCCCGGCCTCGTCCCCGGCTTCGAGGCGGCAGGCACCGTCGCCGCTGTCGGTGCGGCAGTGGATGAACACTGGGTCGGTCAGCGGGTCTTCGCGCTGACCAGAAGCGGAGCCTACGCCGAGTCGGTCGTCGCCGACCCCCGCGACGTCGTGCGCCTGCCGGAGGGCGTCAGCGCCGCGGACGCGGTCGCGCTCGGCGTGAACGCGCTGGTCGCGAGTTTGGGTTTGAAGAGAGTGAACGTCGAGGAAGGCGAGCAGGTGCTGGTCAGGGGCGCCGGCGGAGGCATCGGACTGATGGCCGCGCAGCTGGCTGCCTTGTCCGGGGGCGCAGTGACCGCGATCACTTCCTCGCCCGAGCGTGGAGATCGCCTCCGGGGCCTCGGCGTCGCGCATATCCAGGACCGCACAGCAGGCCAGGACGGCAGCGCGGACACCTACGACATCATCGTCGACCCGGTTGCCGGGGTGGATCTGGGCCGCTACATCGGGATGTTGCGGCCCAACGGCCGGTACTTGCTCGTCGGATCCGCAGGAGGTGCAGCGGCTTCGGACGTCTTCGGCAGCATCATGACCACGTACCACAACTCGCCGACACTCTTCGCCTTCAGTCTCAACTCCGTCGACGCTGACATGGTCGGGGCGGCTGCGGCCGAGCTCTTCGGTCAAGCAGTCCGAGGCGACCTGCGGGCGATCATCGATGAGCAGATACCTCTCGCCGAAGCTCACCGCGCGCACGAGCGTCTCGAATCGACTCCTGTGTTCGGAAAGATCACACTGCATCCCTGA